GAGGATACAACATCTATTTCAGCCGGTGGCATATCAGTTGTTGATGGAAACTTTAGCGCTAGCGATTTGGACTCTGACACATTTGAATTTTCAATCATTGTTGATGGGTCAGTTGTCACACAAGCTACCTCACCAGAACAACTATATGGGCCTTTACCCGCACCTAATGATCCAAATTACGAATTTATCAGAAATATCTATGACAATTACGATAAGGCTTATGACTTAGGTAACAGTGCATATGGAACTGATATCGTTCTGAATTCTGAAACAGGCGCTTTCAAACTTTTACCTAATGGTGTTTTGCTAGATACTTTAGATGATGGAGAAACTGCTATTGAGGAAGTGAGCTTTCAAGTCACTAATGGTGCCGAAACTTTAACTCGTTTACTGAATATTAATTATTTAGGTGCTGAGGATCCACCAGAAATATCTTCATTTGACGGGAACCCAATGTCATTGACCAACAGTCAGATTGATGCAGTTGTCGCCCGGGTGGAAGACCGTGACGTTGAAACATTTGTTGACCTGACCAATAATCTTCCATCTTGGATTGGCTTTGCACAAGACCCTGCAAACCCAGGCATTTATATCTGGAAAATTGATGAAAATGCCAACAATGACCCAATAGTTGACAATTATCTTAATGGGAGCATCCAGATTAATTTTCAAGCCAAGTCAGGTGATGACAGCACTGACATCTTAACTCAAACACTTATATTTACTTGCCAAGAGCCAAAATGTGATGAGTTTATTCAGTCCACTGATGCAACTACACCCGTACCAACTAATTCATCACTTGCAGATTTACTGGATAATACGGGCGGAAAAATCTCAGTAAGTGGGGACCTCTTCAATACTTTAACTACAGCTAGATTGAATAACCTTTTTGATGCCTCGTCATCATCTATAGGCCTTTTCAAAAGAAAATACAGTGTTTCCCAAGCAGGAGCATATGATGGAGATTGGGATGTCGGTCATGTAGTGATGGCTGATTACGGCACAAAGAATGTTCAATCGGATGTATATCTTTCGTTCAATGATCTTCAATATGTCAACAACGCCTCTGGTGAGTTTACCAATATCGCGGTATTTGACTGGAATGCGGACAGAACAAATAATCAGGGTACTTTCTCAAGAACCCAAATTGCTGTTGATACGGGTATTGATTCACCAAACGGTAATGATTTTGATGTTGATGTCACCCATCATGTCAGTTTTTTGAGGAATGGTTCCAACTTAAATGCTTTGGCAGGAGCTATAGAAATCAAACCTTCAGCGATGAATGAAAGCGGTTATGACGATAACAGTGTGGTCTTAATAAACCCGACAGTCGTGGTACTGGAGCCTCAATAGTAATTCAGGATGTTTATGCGTTTTTCCTCTAAATTGAGACAGCTGATATGCTACGCTGTTTTACTTCTCACGCCTGAAATTGTTGATGGCGGTGGTATCGACATTAGTGATAGAGCCAAAAGTAGCATCGTTAATGTTAACAGCGCTTATACTGATAGCGACCTATTAGACCCTCAAAGCTCAAGCCCACCCTCACAAATGGGTATTTTCACGCAGGTATTGGGCGACCCCGGCAATCTGGAACTGAATTTTCTGTTGTTTAAGAAACAACTTGCCGAAAATAATGTCAAAGGTGCAACCGCAACCTTGGAGCGAGTTTTGTTGACTGACCCGAAAAGTAAACTGGCACGGGTTATGTATGCTCAGTTGAAATTACGTATGGGCAACCGGACGGAGGGTTTAAGAAACCTTAACCAGATTGTGCAAGACGAAACGGCATCAGATGATATGCGAAGAAATGCAGCTTCTCTCAGAGACGGTATAAAGCGCACCGAACAAATGAATGTTCGTGGTACACCTCGTAAGAAATTTGTCTCGAGATTTAAACTAGGGGGCGGAATTGCCGAAAACGCGCTTGGCTCTTCTGAGGAAACCCAAATTACTTTTTTTGATAATGACTTCCTGAATAGCGTCCCTAATATAGATGAAAACTTCACGACTGTTCAGCTTGATGTCACCTACACGCCAGAATTTAATCTCGGCGATGATGAATTTCTGCAATTCTATGTCTCCAATCAAATAAAGGATTTCAACGATTTAAATCGCTATGATTTATCTTTGACGACTTTAGGCATGAGCTACAGCAAAGGTCTGGGTGAAAACAACACTAAAACCCTGGGGTTTTCTGCCAGCATCACAGATATTAATTTGAGTTGGCATAATTATGCGAAGATTTATAATCTCACCGCCAACCTAAAATTACCAATGACAGAAGCTTTTTCGTTTATACCTGTTGTAGCGGCAACGCGCTCTGTTCACGGCTTTCATCCCGACATCGCTATAAATAATGGCAATACCGGTTGGAGCTATAAGGCCGGGCTTGGTGCCGAATATAGAAAAGAAAGCTTTTTCATCAGTCTCCAGCCGTCACTGACTCAACTGGATAAAAACGACAAACTTAATAATTATGATCAGGAACAAATTGCATTTGTTGCCGGACGCAAGTTTGAACAAATTCTTATCTCAGGTCGTTTATTTCGGTCTCATCGGAAATATGAATTGGCTGACCCGTTCATCTCATCCATGCGCAAACGCAAAGACCGAATGACAGAATATTCAGCTAGCTTGTTCTGGACACCGAAAGCTCTTCAACAAAACAGACTGGTGCCGCAATTAGAACTCAGTATCTTTCATAAAGAGACGAGATCAAACCTGCCGAATTTCTCCAAAGAGACCACTGACTTTACTTTATCCATGTCTTGGGTGTTTTAAGCGGATAGCTCAACTATTATCCCAACCCTGTTGGGGTGGCCAGTTCGTGTCAGGCGATGGATTATTACTGCTCCCCCAGAACGCATAGAAATGCGTCATCTTACCCGCTTCATTGAAGACAACTGCATCCAGCGTATCGACAAAAAACTCAGGTCCATAGCCGTGCACACGCGCCCGCATCCCTACGGCTGCGTAAAACCCTGCAACCCTAATCGCCCCTTCAGGACGCAACACTAATTGACCGGCACTCGGTTCAAAAAACTCTCTAATTTGGTTATGCCCAACACGCGGCGGTTCGCCAACCGGATCAAAAAAACGCGCCTCCGGATCAAATAAATTTAAAATCCCATCCACATCACCCTCAGAAAGACATTTACAATATTCATTAAGAACAGATCTCACATGATCAGATGACGGGGGTGTTCCTTCAATGGGGTTTCCAAAAACCAGATTTTCCAACATTATATTCTCCTAATTAACCAAAAATCGTGTAGCCGCCATCAATGACAATTGCCTGACCGGTCATCCATTGCGCGGCAGAACTAGAAACAAACAACACAGCGCCAGCAATGTCCTCAGGCTTACCGAGTCTTAGTAAAGGCGTGCGGCGCAGTGTCGGATCAATCCACTCTGGATTATCAAACATAATGGAGGTCATGCCCGTTTGGGTCAGCCCCGCTGCAACGGCATTAACACGAATATTGCGCTTTCCCAGATCAACCGCCATGCCACGAATAAGTCCTAAAATTCCGGTTTTAGCTGCACCATAGCCGAGCGTAAGATCAACACCCATAAAAGAAGTCACGGAAGCAATATTCACAATCGCACCCCCACCGGGCAGTTTGCTATCGGCAAGCCTATCCACAAGGCCATGAGAGAGGCGATAAACGCCTGTCAGATGCATTTGAACGGCACGGGCAAATATGTCCGGGTCATGCTCATCCAGCCCTTGAGAAGCAAATGCCAGACCGGCATTATTAACCAGAACATCCAGCCCGCCTTCCGCTGAAACTTCTTTTGCAACCGCATCAATACTTGCATTATCTTCCAAGTCCATTTGTTTGAAGCTAAAGGCAGATAAATCGACATCATAATTTTCCGGTGCTTTTGTACCGGTAATCACCACATCCGCCCCAGCTTCATGATACATGTGCGCCGCCGACAAGCCGATACCGCTTGTACCTCCGGTTACCAGAATACGATAACCACTATAGTCATATTTTATTGTCATCTGACCCCTCCAAATAATTATCAATTATCGTAATTTAT
This genomic interval from Candidatus Micropelagos thuwalensis contains the following:
- a CDS encoding nuclear transport factor 2 family protein, with protein sequence MLENLVFGNPIEGTPPSSDHVRSVLNEYCKCLSEGDVDGILNLFDPEARFFDPVGEPPRVGHNQIREFFEPSAGQLVLRPEGAIRVAGFYAAVGMRARVHGYGPEFFVDTLDAVVFNEAGKMTHFYAFWGSSNNPSPDTNWPPQQGWDNS
- a CDS encoding porin family protein; the protein is MRFSSKLRQLICYAVLLLTPEIVDGGGIDISDRAKSSIVNVNSAYTDSDLLDPQSSSPPSQMGIFTQVLGDPGNLELNFLLFKKQLAENNVKGATATLERVLLTDPKSKLARVMYAQLKLRMGNRTEGLRNLNQIVQDETASDDMRRNAASLRDGIKRTEQMNVRGTPRKKFVSRFKLGGGIAENALGSSEETQITFFDNDFLNSVPNIDENFTTVQLDVTYTPEFNLGDDEFLQFYVSNQIKDFNDLNRYDLSLTTLGMSYSKGLGENNTKTLGFSASITDINLSWHNYAKIYNLTANLKLPMTEAFSFIPVVAATRSVHGFHPDIAINNGNTGWSYKAGLGAEYRKESFFISLQPSLTQLDKNDKLNNYDQEQIAFVAGRKFEQILISGRLFRSHRKYELADPFISSMRKRKDRMTEYSASLFWTPKALQQNRLVPQLELSIFHKETRSNLPNFSKETTDFTLSMSWVF
- a CDS encoding SDR family NAD(P)-dependent oxidoreductase, with the protein product MTIKYDYSGYRILVTGGTSGIGLSAAHMYHEAGADVVITGTKAPENYDVDLSAFSFKQMDLEDNASIDAVAKEVSAEGGLDVLVNNAGLAFASQGLDEHDPDIFARAVQMHLTGVYRLSHGLVDRLADSKLPGGGAIVNIASVTSFMGVDLTLGYGAAKTGILGLIRGMAVDLGKRNIRVNAVAAGLTQTGMTSIMFDNPEWIDPTLRRTPLLRLGKPEDIAGAVLFVSSSAAQWMTGQAIVIDGGYTIFG